Proteins encoded in a region of the Podarcis muralis chromosome 6, rPodMur119.hap1.1, whole genome shotgun sequence genome:
- the ENO4 gene encoding enolase 4 isoform X1, translating to MEYCGNRAAGEQQQQQPPRRFTITDLKHQAAEYYRSNEVPQRLEEVLNAMFYQRPEDFYGHLANYFSELSMPPVITKLIGKKVLDGIGRPTLEVEVSCRVRNCVKRISSSMISSHAEILENASPEAIDADEREREESIKIAIEWINESLNEMFIGLQPTDQHKADELLGEYFAKKAEADEERREAEKEKEKENQEAEASGASAAPAPSGKKKPNKAAKKLSVLEKPIPPAEPTEPVVMGSMAIGCTSLAFAKTAATLRDMPLYLHIALLKHDQESPKELALPLPMATVLSCGKSSPGKLNLLKEVMVIPPHWLPVKQGVERCVDIQREVMKLLSQTTNMPSSVGEGKKTSRDAAKKAPSPVLKKMSHLGCLVTGFESLEQPLALIQSACTHLFLELGIDVYLGINCAAHELIDCSKGKYEVILGTFKSPDEMVDVYVDLIRKFPSIMTLIDPLRKEDCQQWITLRNTLGSKCYIFAEELCKSVSKLMENHNTPKCSGLVLKYTNEAKISDLCKITQLLDGRKRISILGSPDGETSDDSLVDLAVGLRTRFIKLGGLSRGERVAKYNRLLAIEEELGKNGRLGEREDHEFVDYTEEEEEEEEEELESTYITARTERSAT from the exons ATGGAGTATTGCGGGAACCGGGCTGCGGgcgagcagcaacagcagcagccgccgcgGCGGTTCACCATTACTGATCTCAAACACCAGGCTGCGGAGTATTACCGCAGCAACGAAGTGCCGCAGCGCCTGGAGGAGGTGCTCAACGCCATGTTCTACCAGCGCCCAGAGGACTTCTACGGGCACCTG GCAAACTACTTCTCTGAATTATCAATGCCTCCAGTGATAACCAAATTAATTGGGAAAAAGGTGCTTGATGGGATCGGTCGGCCAACGTTAGAAGTGGAAGTGTCATGCCGAGTTAGGAACTGTGTCAAG AGGATTTCTTCCAGCATGATCTCTTCTCATGCTGAAATTCTTGAAAATGCTTCACCAGAAGCAATTGATGCTGATGAAAGGGAAAGAGAGGAATCTATAAAGATAGCAATTGAATGGATAAATGAATCACTGAATGAAATGTTCATAGGCCTTCAACCTACTGACCAGCATAAAGCTGATGAACTTCTAGG TGAATATTTTGCAAAGAAAGCAGAAGCAGATGAAGAAAGAAGGGAAgctgaaaaggagaaagagaaagaaaaccaggAAGCAGAGGCTTCTGGTGCTTCAGCTGCTCCAGCTCCTTCTGGGAAAAAAAAGCCAAACAAAGCAG CAAAGAAGTTATCTGTGCTGGAGAAGCCAATCCCTCCTGCAGAACCCACAGAACCTGTAGTTATGGGTAGCATGGCTATTGGGTGTACATCCCTTGCTTTTGCAAAGACTGCTGCGACTCTTCGTGACATGCCTTTGTACTTACATATTGCTTTGCTGAAACACGATCAG GAATCGCCTAAAGAACTGGCTTTGCCACTTCCAATGGCAACAGTTTTGAGTTGTGGAAAATCATCACCTGGAAAACTGAATCTATTGAAAGAAGTGATGGTTATACCTCCACACTGGTTACCGGTTAAACAG gGTGTAGAAAGGTGTGTGGATATTCAGAGAGAAGTAATGAAGTTGCTGAGTCAAACTACTAACATg CCTAGTTCTGTGGGAGAAGGTAAAAAGACTTCACGGGATGCTGCAAAAAAAGCTCCg TCTCCTGTTCTTAAAAAGATGTCTCACTTAGGCTGCCTGGTAACAGGGTTTGAAAGTCTTGAACAACCTCTGGCTTTGATCCAGTCTGCTTGTACACACCTTTTCTTGGAACTAGGAATAGATGTATATTTGGGAATAAATTGTGCTGCTCATGAACTAATCGACTGT TCTAAGGGAAAATATGAAGTGATACTTGGAACATTCAAGAGCCCTGATGAAATGGTGGATGTGTATGTGGACCTAATTCGTAAATTCCCATCTATTATGACATTAATAGATCCACTGAGGAAAGAG GACTGCCAGCAGTGGATCACATTACGCAACACGTTGGGATCTAAATGCTATATTTTTGCAGAAGAATTGTGCAAGAGTGTATCTAAACTTATGGAGAACCACAACACACCAAAATGCAGTGGTCTCGTCCTAAAATATACCAATGAAGCTAAAATTTCTGACCTCTGTAAAATAACTCAGCTTTTAGATG GTCGAAAGCGCATTTCCATTTTAGGCAGTCCAGATGGAGAGACTTCTGATGACAGTCTTGTAGACCTG GCTGTTGGACTGAGAACTAGGTTCATCAAGTTGGGAGGTCTTTCACGTGGTGAGAGGGTCGCCAAATACAACCGTCTTCTTGCAATAGAGGAAGAACTCGGCAAGAATGGAAGACTTG GTGAAAGAGAGGATCATGAATTTGTTGATTAtactgaagaggaggaagaagaggaggaggaagaacttgAGTCTACTTATATTACTGCAAGGACAGAGCGCTCTGCTACATAG
- the ENO4 gene encoding enolase 4 isoform X2, which produces MEYCGNRAAGEQQQQQPPRRFTITDLKHQAAEYYRSNEVPQRLEEVLNAMFYQRPEDFYGHLANYFSELSMPPVITKLIGKKVLDGIGRPTLEVEVSCRVRNCVKRISSSMISSHAEILENASPEAIDADEREREESIKIAIEWINESLNEMFIGLQPTDQHKADELLGEYFAKKAEADEERREAEKEKEKENQEAEASGASAAPAPSGKKKPNKAAKKLSVLEKPIPPAEPTEPVVMGSMAIGCTSLAFAKTAATLRDMPLYLHIALLKHDQESPKELALPLPMATVLSCGKSSPGKLNLLKEVMVIPPHWLPVKQGVERCVDIQREVMKLLSQTTNMPSSVGEGKKTSRDAAKKAPSKGKYEVILGTFKSPDEMVDVYVDLIRKFPSIMTLIDPLRKEDCQQWITLRNTLGSKCYIFAEELCKSVSKLMENHNTPKCSGLVLKYTNEAKISDLCKITQLLDGRKRISILGSPDGETSDDSLVDLAVGLRTRFIKLGGLSRGERVAKYNRLLAIEEELGKNGRLGEREDHEFVDYTEEEEEEEEEELESTYITARTERSAT; this is translated from the exons ATGGAGTATTGCGGGAACCGGGCTGCGGgcgagcagcaacagcagcagccgccgcgGCGGTTCACCATTACTGATCTCAAACACCAGGCTGCGGAGTATTACCGCAGCAACGAAGTGCCGCAGCGCCTGGAGGAGGTGCTCAACGCCATGTTCTACCAGCGCCCAGAGGACTTCTACGGGCACCTG GCAAACTACTTCTCTGAATTATCAATGCCTCCAGTGATAACCAAATTAATTGGGAAAAAGGTGCTTGATGGGATCGGTCGGCCAACGTTAGAAGTGGAAGTGTCATGCCGAGTTAGGAACTGTGTCAAG AGGATTTCTTCCAGCATGATCTCTTCTCATGCTGAAATTCTTGAAAATGCTTCACCAGAAGCAATTGATGCTGATGAAAGGGAAAGAGAGGAATCTATAAAGATAGCAATTGAATGGATAAATGAATCACTGAATGAAATGTTCATAGGCCTTCAACCTACTGACCAGCATAAAGCTGATGAACTTCTAGG TGAATATTTTGCAAAGAAAGCAGAAGCAGATGAAGAAAGAAGGGAAgctgaaaaggagaaagagaaagaaaaccaggAAGCAGAGGCTTCTGGTGCTTCAGCTGCTCCAGCTCCTTCTGGGAAAAAAAAGCCAAACAAAGCAG CAAAGAAGTTATCTGTGCTGGAGAAGCCAATCCCTCCTGCAGAACCCACAGAACCTGTAGTTATGGGTAGCATGGCTATTGGGTGTACATCCCTTGCTTTTGCAAAGACTGCTGCGACTCTTCGTGACATGCCTTTGTACTTACATATTGCTTTGCTGAAACACGATCAG GAATCGCCTAAAGAACTGGCTTTGCCACTTCCAATGGCAACAGTTTTGAGTTGTGGAAAATCATCACCTGGAAAACTGAATCTATTGAAAGAAGTGATGGTTATACCTCCACACTGGTTACCGGTTAAACAG gGTGTAGAAAGGTGTGTGGATATTCAGAGAGAAGTAATGAAGTTGCTGAGTCAAACTACTAACATg CCTAGTTCTGTGGGAGAAGGTAAAAAGACTTCACGGGATGCTGCAAAAAAAGCTCCg TCTAAGGGAAAATATGAAGTGATACTTGGAACATTCAAGAGCCCTGATGAAATGGTGGATGTGTATGTGGACCTAATTCGTAAATTCCCATCTATTATGACATTAATAGATCCACTGAGGAAAGAG GACTGCCAGCAGTGGATCACATTACGCAACACGTTGGGATCTAAATGCTATATTTTTGCAGAAGAATTGTGCAAGAGTGTATCTAAACTTATGGAGAACCACAACACACCAAAATGCAGTGGTCTCGTCCTAAAATATACCAATGAAGCTAAAATTTCTGACCTCTGTAAAATAACTCAGCTTTTAGATG GTCGAAAGCGCATTTCCATTTTAGGCAGTCCAGATGGAGAGACTTCTGATGACAGTCTTGTAGACCTG GCTGTTGGACTGAGAACTAGGTTCATCAAGTTGGGAGGTCTTTCACGTGGTGAGAGGGTCGCCAAATACAACCGTCTTCTTGCAATAGAGGAAGAACTCGGCAAGAATGGAAGACTTG GTGAAAGAGAGGATCATGAATTTGTTGATTAtactgaagaggaggaagaagaggaggaggaagaacttgAGTCTACTTATATTACTGCAAGGACAGAGCGCTCTGCTACATAG
- the ENO4 gene encoding enolase 4 isoform X3, which produces MPPVITKLIGKKVLDGIGRPTLEVEVSCRVRNCVKRISSSMISSHAEILENASPEAIDADEREREESIKIAIEWINESLNEMFIGLQPTDQHKADELLGEYFAKKAEADEERREAEKEKEKENQEAEASGASAAPAPSGKKKPNKAAKKLSVLEKPIPPAEPTEPVVMGSMAIGCTSLAFAKTAATLRDMPLYLHIALLKHDQESPKELALPLPMATVLSCGKSSPGKLNLLKEVMVIPPHWLPVKQGVERCVDIQREVMKLLSQTTNMPSSVGEGKKTSRDAAKKAPSPVLKKMSHLGCLVTGFESLEQPLALIQSACTHLFLELGIDVYLGINCAAHELIDCSKGKYEVILGTFKSPDEMVDVYVDLIRKFPSIMTLIDPLRKEDCQQWITLRNTLGSKCYIFAEELCKSVSKLMENHNTPKCSGLVLKYTNEAKISDLCKITQLLDGRKRISILGSPDGETSDDSLVDLAVGLRTRFIKLGGLSRGERVAKYNRLLAIEEELGKNGRLGEREDHEFVDYTEEEEEEEEEELESTYITARTERSAT; this is translated from the exons ATGCCTCCAGTGATAACCAAATTAATTGGGAAAAAGGTGCTTGATGGGATCGGTCGGCCAACGTTAGAAGTGGAAGTGTCATGCCGAGTTAGGAACTGTGTCAAG AGGATTTCTTCCAGCATGATCTCTTCTCATGCTGAAATTCTTGAAAATGCTTCACCAGAAGCAATTGATGCTGATGAAAGGGAAAGAGAGGAATCTATAAAGATAGCAATTGAATGGATAAATGAATCACTGAATGAAATGTTCATAGGCCTTCAACCTACTGACCAGCATAAAGCTGATGAACTTCTAGG TGAATATTTTGCAAAGAAAGCAGAAGCAGATGAAGAAAGAAGGGAAgctgaaaaggagaaagagaaagaaaaccaggAAGCAGAGGCTTCTGGTGCTTCAGCTGCTCCAGCTCCTTCTGGGAAAAAAAAGCCAAACAAAGCAG CAAAGAAGTTATCTGTGCTGGAGAAGCCAATCCCTCCTGCAGAACCCACAGAACCTGTAGTTATGGGTAGCATGGCTATTGGGTGTACATCCCTTGCTTTTGCAAAGACTGCTGCGACTCTTCGTGACATGCCTTTGTACTTACATATTGCTTTGCTGAAACACGATCAG GAATCGCCTAAAGAACTGGCTTTGCCACTTCCAATGGCAACAGTTTTGAGTTGTGGAAAATCATCACCTGGAAAACTGAATCTATTGAAAGAAGTGATGGTTATACCTCCACACTGGTTACCGGTTAAACAG gGTGTAGAAAGGTGTGTGGATATTCAGAGAGAAGTAATGAAGTTGCTGAGTCAAACTACTAACATg CCTAGTTCTGTGGGAGAAGGTAAAAAGACTTCACGGGATGCTGCAAAAAAAGCTCCg TCTCCTGTTCTTAAAAAGATGTCTCACTTAGGCTGCCTGGTAACAGGGTTTGAAAGTCTTGAACAACCTCTGGCTTTGATCCAGTCTGCTTGTACACACCTTTTCTTGGAACTAGGAATAGATGTATATTTGGGAATAAATTGTGCTGCTCATGAACTAATCGACTGT TCTAAGGGAAAATATGAAGTGATACTTGGAACATTCAAGAGCCCTGATGAAATGGTGGATGTGTATGTGGACCTAATTCGTAAATTCCCATCTATTATGACATTAATAGATCCACTGAGGAAAGAG GACTGCCAGCAGTGGATCACATTACGCAACACGTTGGGATCTAAATGCTATATTTTTGCAGAAGAATTGTGCAAGAGTGTATCTAAACTTATGGAGAACCACAACACACCAAAATGCAGTGGTCTCGTCCTAAAATATACCAATGAAGCTAAAATTTCTGACCTCTGTAAAATAACTCAGCTTTTAGATG GTCGAAAGCGCATTTCCATTTTAGGCAGTCCAGATGGAGAGACTTCTGATGACAGTCTTGTAGACCTG GCTGTTGGACTGAGAACTAGGTTCATCAAGTTGGGAGGTCTTTCACGTGGTGAGAGGGTCGCCAAATACAACCGTCTTCTTGCAATAGAGGAAGAACTCGGCAAGAATGGAAGACTTG GTGAAAGAGAGGATCATGAATTTGTTGATTAtactgaagaggaggaagaagaggaggaggaagaacttgAGTCTACTTATATTACTGCAAGGACAGAGCGCTCTGCTACATAG
- the ENO4 gene encoding enolase 4 isoform X4 has product MEYCGNRAAGEQQQQQPPRRFTITDLKHQAAEYYRSNEVPQRLEEVLNAMFYQRPEDFYGHLANYFSELSMPPVITKLIGKKVLDGIGRPTLEVEVSCRVRNCVKRISSSMISSHAEILENASPEAIDADEREREESIKIAIEWINESLNEMFIGLQPTDQHKADELLGEYFAKKAEADEERREAEKEKEKENQEAEASGASAAPAPSGKKKPNKAAKKLSVLEKPIPPAEPTEPVVMGSMAIGCTSLAFAKTAATLRDMPLYLHIALLKHDQESPKELALPLPMATVLSCGKSSPGKLNLLKEVMVIPPHWLPVKQGVERCVDIQREVMKLLSQTTNMPSSVGEGKKTSRDAAKKAPSPVLKKMSHLGCLVTGFESLEQPLALIQSACTHLFLELGIDVYLGINCAAHELIDCSKGKYEVILGTFKSPDEMVDVYVDLIRKFPSIMTLIDPLRKEAVGLRTRFIKLGGLSRGERVAKYNRLLAIEEELGKNGRLGEREDHEFVDYTEEEEEEEEEELESTYITARTERSAT; this is encoded by the exons ATGGAGTATTGCGGGAACCGGGCTGCGGgcgagcagcaacagcagcagccgccgcgGCGGTTCACCATTACTGATCTCAAACACCAGGCTGCGGAGTATTACCGCAGCAACGAAGTGCCGCAGCGCCTGGAGGAGGTGCTCAACGCCATGTTCTACCAGCGCCCAGAGGACTTCTACGGGCACCTG GCAAACTACTTCTCTGAATTATCAATGCCTCCAGTGATAACCAAATTAATTGGGAAAAAGGTGCTTGATGGGATCGGTCGGCCAACGTTAGAAGTGGAAGTGTCATGCCGAGTTAGGAACTGTGTCAAG AGGATTTCTTCCAGCATGATCTCTTCTCATGCTGAAATTCTTGAAAATGCTTCACCAGAAGCAATTGATGCTGATGAAAGGGAAAGAGAGGAATCTATAAAGATAGCAATTGAATGGATAAATGAATCACTGAATGAAATGTTCATAGGCCTTCAACCTACTGACCAGCATAAAGCTGATGAACTTCTAGG TGAATATTTTGCAAAGAAAGCAGAAGCAGATGAAGAAAGAAGGGAAgctgaaaaggagaaagagaaagaaaaccaggAAGCAGAGGCTTCTGGTGCTTCAGCTGCTCCAGCTCCTTCTGGGAAAAAAAAGCCAAACAAAGCAG CAAAGAAGTTATCTGTGCTGGAGAAGCCAATCCCTCCTGCAGAACCCACAGAACCTGTAGTTATGGGTAGCATGGCTATTGGGTGTACATCCCTTGCTTTTGCAAAGACTGCTGCGACTCTTCGTGACATGCCTTTGTACTTACATATTGCTTTGCTGAAACACGATCAG GAATCGCCTAAAGAACTGGCTTTGCCACTTCCAATGGCAACAGTTTTGAGTTGTGGAAAATCATCACCTGGAAAACTGAATCTATTGAAAGAAGTGATGGTTATACCTCCACACTGGTTACCGGTTAAACAG gGTGTAGAAAGGTGTGTGGATATTCAGAGAGAAGTAATGAAGTTGCTGAGTCAAACTACTAACATg CCTAGTTCTGTGGGAGAAGGTAAAAAGACTTCACGGGATGCTGCAAAAAAAGCTCCg TCTCCTGTTCTTAAAAAGATGTCTCACTTAGGCTGCCTGGTAACAGGGTTTGAAAGTCTTGAACAACCTCTGGCTTTGATCCAGTCTGCTTGTACACACCTTTTCTTGGAACTAGGAATAGATGTATATTTGGGAATAAATTGTGCTGCTCATGAACTAATCGACTGT TCTAAGGGAAAATATGAAGTGATACTTGGAACATTCAAGAGCCCTGATGAAATGGTGGATGTGTATGTGGACCTAATTCGTAAATTCCCATCTATTATGACATTAATAGATCCACTGAGGAAAGAG GCTGTTGGACTGAGAACTAGGTTCATCAAGTTGGGAGGTCTTTCACGTGGTGAGAGGGTCGCCAAATACAACCGTCTTCTTGCAATAGAGGAAGAACTCGGCAAGAATGGAAGACTTG GTGAAAGAGAGGATCATGAATTTGTTGATTAtactgaagaggaggaagaagaggaggaggaagaacttgAGTCTACTTATATTACTGCAAGGACAGAGCGCTCTGCTACATAG